CAGCGCCCCCCAGtcccttcccagcgccccccagtcccctcccagcgccccccagTCCCCCTCCCAGCGCCCCAGTCCCCTCTCAGCACCCCCCAGTCCCCTCCCCGCgcccccccactcccctcccagcgccccccgcgccccctcccagcgcccccagtATGCACCAGTCGGCGGTGGCGGGGGGCAGGGCGCCGCGGCGCAGGTTCCAGCAGGTTCCCACGTCGGGGTTGGCCGCCAGGACGGTGCCCGTCAGCGCCAGCACCTCCGCATCCAGCTCCCCCCCGTGCCCGCTGGGGGGTCAGGGGTCACCCCAGGTCAGGGGTCACCCCCCGCACACACAGGTAGGGATGTGCCTAAGGGGTCAcgcacccccctccccccgccagggttggggtcaggggTTAGGGGTCACCTTCTCCAGCAGGGTGGCCATGGCCGAGCGGTAGAGGCGGAGCTTCTCCTCCCGCTGGCGGCAGCGGGCGGCGTCCGGGGGGGCGGGTCTTCAGGCGGccgtgctggggggggggggactgGAGTCACTGGgaggggcactgggagggactgggagtcactgggagggactgggggtCAGTGGGAAGGTCTGGGAGtcactgggaggggactggggggCACTGGAGTCCCTGAGGGGGACTGGTGAGCTTTGGGGGTCActgggggggacagggagggactggggggtcTCTGGGGGTCACTTAGGCAcatactgggagaggagtgggaGCCACAGAGAGGGGACTGGgatggggggctggggggcactggAATAggactgggaggcactgggaggcgtGGATGGGACTGGCATGggactggggggcactgggatgCCTCGAGATGGCactgggatggggctggggggggcactgggatgCAACTGGGACAGGACTGGGAGTCCCTGGGACGCGACTGGCAGGCACTGGGAATACACTGGGACAGGACTGGCGGGCGTGGGTTACAGCTGGGGTACACTGGGAGGGCAACAGGACAGGACTGGGAGGccctgggggggcactgggagggcactggcaTGGACTGGGAAGCACTGGAAGGGTACTGGGAGGtcactgggacagactgggaggcactgggagagGACTGGGGAGCACTAGGAAGCACTGGGGGGGGCACTGGAAGGCACCGGGAGGTACTGGAAGGGCtctgggaagcactgggggggtcactgggacagactggggaGCAGTgaggggggcactgggagggtactgggatgggctgggaagcactgggagtCACTGGGTCGCTACTGGGGAgcactgggacagactggggaGTACTTGGGGGGGGTACTGGGATGGACTAGGAGGCACTGGGAGGTACTGGAAGGGCACTGGGAAGCATAGCGAAGCAGCgaggggggcactgggaggcactgggaagcaGTGAGAGAGGCgctgggacggactgggagtcactgggagggtactgggaagcacttggagaggactgggaagcactggaacagagtGGGGGGTATTTGGGGGTGTACTGTGACGGACcagggggcactgggagcactgggtgGGGCACTGGGACACACTGGGAAGCAGTGAGGGgggtactgggagggtactgggagggtactgggaagcactaggggggcactgggggggtactgggacagactgggaagcacgggggggcgctgggacagactgggaagcactggggggcactgggacagactgggaagcactgggggggactgggaagcactgggggccactgggacagactgggaagcactgggggggactgggagggcactgggacaGACTCGGaagcactgggggggcactgggaagcactgggggccactgggacagactgggaagcactgggggggcactgggagggtactgggaagcactgggggcactgggacagactgggaagcactgggggggcactgggagggcactgggacagactgggaagcactgggggggcactgggagggcactgggacagactgggtggcactgggacagactgggaagcactgggggcactgggaagcactgggggcactgggagggtactgggaagcactgggacagactgggaagcactggggggactgggagggcactgggaagcactgggacagactgggaagcactgggggccactgggacagactggaaagcactgggggggcactgggagggtactgggaagcactgggggcactggggggcactgggacagactgggaagcactgggggggcactgggacagactgggggccactgggacagactgggaagcactgggggggcactgggagggcactgggaagCAGTgaggggggcactgggagggtactgggaaGCAGTgagggggacactgggacagactgggaagcactgggggggcactgggacagactgggaagcactggggggcactgggaggcactggggcgggactgggacagactgggaagCAGTTGAGGGGGgcactgggacagactgggaagcactgggggggcactgggaggcactgggaagcactgggaagcactgggggAGTACTGGGAAGCAGTGAGGGGGACACTTGGACagactgggaagcactgggggGGTACTGGGAAGCAGTgagggggacactgggacagactgggaagCAGTTgaggggggcactgggaggcactgggaagcactggggggcactgggaggcactgggggggcactgggaagcactgggaggcactgggaagcactggggggcactgggaggcactgggaagcactgggggggcactgggaggcactggggggcactggggggcactggggggcactgggggggcactgggaagcacgggggggcactgggaggcactgggaggcactgggggggcactggggggcactgggggggcactgggggcactgggagggcactgggaagcactgggaggcactgggagggcactgggaggcactgggaggcactgggaggcactgggaagcactgggggggcactgggggggcactgggaggcactgggaagcactgggaggcactgggaagcactgggaggcactgggggggcactgggaggcactgggggggcactgggggggcactgggggggcactgggaggcactgggagggcactgggagggcactgggaggcactgggaggcactgggggggcactgggaagcactgggggcactgggggggcactgggggggcactgggaggcactggggggcactggggggcactgggggggcactgggggggcactgggggggcactgggaggcactgggggggcactgggggggcactgggggggcactgggaggcactggggggcactggggggcactgggaggcactggggggcactgggaggcactgggaggcactgggggggcactgggaggcactgggggggcactgggaggcactggggggcactgggggggcactgggaggcactgggaggcactggggggcactggggggcactgggggggcactgggggggcactgggagggcactgggggggcactggggggcactgggggggcactggggggcactgggaggcactgggaggcactgggagggcactgggggggcactggggggcactgggaggcactgggaggcactggggggcactgggggggcactgggaggcactgggggggcactgggaggcactgggggcactggggggcactgggaggcactgggggggcactggggggcactgggaggcactgggaggcactggggggcactgggggggcactggggggcactgggggggcactgggaggcactgggggcactggggggcactgggaggcactggggggcactgggaggcactggggggcactgggaggcactgggaggcactgggggggcactggggggcactgggagggcactgggagggcactgggggggcactggggggcactggggggcactgggaggcactggggggcactgggaggcactggggggcactgggaggcactgggaggcactgggggggcactggggggcactgggagggcactgggagggcactgggggggcactgggagggcactggggggcactgggggggcactgggaggcactggggggcactgggagggcactgggagggcactggggggcactgggagggcactggggggcactgggaggcactgggaggcacgggggggcactgggagggcactgggagggcactgggagggcactggggggcactgggggggcactgggaggcactggggggcactgggagggcactggggggcactgggagggcactgggagggcactgggagggcactgggagggcactgggggggcactgggggggcactgggaggcactaggaggcactggggggcactgggagggcactgggggggcactgggagggcactgggagggcactgggggggcactgggggggcactgggaggcactaggaggcactggggggcactgggagggcactgggggggcactgggaggcacgGGGGTCTCACCATGGCGTCCCGGCGGGCGGGGCTCAGCGCGGGCCTCCGGCGCGAACGGACGCGGACGCGGACCCGGACCCGGAGCGGGGTGGGCGGGGTctgcgcgcgggggctgccGGGAGAGGGCGGTGCCGCGGGGCACGCCGGGACACAACGAGGCACCCCGGGCGCCGCCATCTTCCCGccagccccacaccccccccccccccccccccccgtccctcCCCCTAACGGCGGCCGGCgcgggccaggccccgcggtTCCCTTCCGCGGCGCGGCCCGGGAAACGGCGGCCGCTGCTCCGCCATGGGGCTCCGGCGCGGGGGCGCGGCCCGGGGGGGCGCCGGGACCGGCCGGGGGCCGCGGCTGGAGCCCGACGCCGCCGGGTATTTCCGACGGGCCCTGGAGACGCTGCGGGAGGGGCTGAGCCCCGAGGAGCTCGGTGAGGGGCGGGGGATCCGGGagggggctttgggggggggggggtccctgaGGGGCTTTGGGGGGTCCCTGAGGGGCTTTGGGGGGGTCCCTGAGGGGTTTTGGGGCTCTGCGCACGTGTAGTGCGGCATCGCGAGAATGTTTGGCGGGCTCTGTGAGGCCTGTGAGGGGAGATGGGGGTCCCTGAGGGGGTTTGGGAGGGGTCTGAGGGGTTTTGGGGCTCTGTGCACGTGCAGTGCGGCATCATGAGGGGCTCTGGGGGTGATTAAGCGGATCCAGAGAGTttgggaggggggctgggggagctgtgAGGTATTTGGGGGCTCCCTGAGAGTTTCTGGGGCTCTGCACGCGTACGGTAGCATCACAAGTGGATTtagggggctgtggggggctCTGTGAGGGGTGTGGGGGGCTCTGTGAGGGGTGTGGGGGGCTCTGTGAGGGCTGTGGGCCTCTACGAACGTGTATTCCAGCATCACGAGGGTTTTTAGGGGTCTGTGAGTGCACCTgtgggggggatttgggggttcCCTGAGGGGGTTGGGGGTCTGTAAGCTGATCTCGAGCGGCTGTGAGGGATTTGGGGGGTCCGTGAGGGGTTTGGGGGCTTCCTGAGGGGGGTTGGGGGTCTGTGACCGGGTATTGCACCAGCATGAGGGGTTTGGGGGTCTGGGGGCAGCTATAGAAAGACTTTGGAAGGGATGTGAGGGGGTCTGGAGGCGTCTGAGGGATTTGGGGTTTCCGCAGGAGTTACGTGGCATTATGAGGGGTTCGGGgctttggggggagggggggatccGTGcggggctttgggggggggggggatccgTGCGGGgctttggggggaggggggggatcCGTGCGGGgctttggggggaggggggatccGTGCGgggctttgggggaggggggggatcCGTGCGGGgctttggggggaggggggggatcCGTGCGGGgctttggggggaggggggggatcCGTGcggggctttgggggggggggggggatccgTGcggggctttgggggggggggggatccgTGcggggctttgggggggggggggggatccgTGCGGGgctttggggggaggggggggatcCGTGCGGGgctttggggggagggggggatccGTGCGGGgctttggggggaggggggatccGTGCGGGgctttggggggagggggggatccGTGCGGGgctttggggggaggggggggatcCGTGCGGGgctttggggggagggggggatccGTGCGGGgctttggggggaggggggatccGTGCGGGgctttggggggaggggggggatcCGTGCGGGgctttggggggagggggggatccGTGCGGGgctttggggggaggggggatccGTGCGGGgctttggggggaggggggggatcCGTGCGgggctttgggggagggggggatccGTGCGGggctttggggggggtgggatcCGTGCGGGGCTTTGGTGGGGAGGATCTGTGAGGGATTTGGGGGTCCGTGAGGAATCTGGGAGCTCCCCGAGAGGACTCGGGGCTCTGTGCTCGTGTATTGCAATATCACGAGTGGTTTTGGGGGTCTGTAAGTAGTTCTTGAGAATCCGTGCGGGGTTTGGGGGCTCCCTGAGAGGTTTTGGGGGCCTATGGACATATATTGTAGCGTCATTAGGGGATTTACAGGTCTGTAAGTGGATCCAGAACGACTTTGAGGGGTCTGTGCGGGACGTGGGGGTCCCTGAGGGGGTTTTGGGTTCTGGGGGCAGGTCTGGAGGCACCCTGCAGCGCGGTTGGGGTTGTTCTGCAGGTCTTCGGGGGGGGGCTGCGCTGAGAGCTTTGGGGTGAATCGCTGTATTTTGGGGGCCCCTGTGGTTTCCTCGGGGCCGTTTGTGTGTTTTGGGTGGAATAAAGGAAACCTCTGTTTTTCCGCTCTCTCCTGCAGCCCTGTTTGCCCCCAACGTGCTGGCGGAGGCagcggcagcggggccgggggtggcCCTGGACCCGGGGGGGTCGCGGGTGCTGCAGGCGCTGCTGCCCCACACCCCCCTCGCGGTGCTGGGGGGGCTCCTGCCCCCCTTGGtggggggagggctggggggggtggcAGGGCACCCGCTGGGGGCTCGGGTGCTGGAGGCCGCCCTGGGGAGGGTGCTGCCCGCCCTGGGGGAGGCCGTGGGGCAGGTGGAAGGAGCCATGGGGCAGGTGGAAGGAGCCGTGGGGCAGCTGGCGGCGGTGGTGAGGGACGACCTGGTGGCCTTCGCGCGGCACCCAGCTGGCAGCTTCGTGGTGCGGGCGCTGCTGCGGGTGCTGGGGGGCGTCCCGGGGGCAGGTGAGGCGTttgggggggctctgggggacACTTGCGGGCTTTGGGGGGAGATTTGGGGGGTGATTGGGGGGTTTGGAGCAAGGTTTCATTGGGATTGGGGGTCTGGGACAGGTCTGGGGGCTCTGGGGGCAATTGCAGGCTTTGGGGGGTCTGTGGGGAGGTTTGGGGTGTCTGGGGTGATCGGGGGGGTCTGCTGCAGGCttgggggggctgtgggggatCCCccggggggttggggggtgttTGCGGGGGGGCCGATGGCGGGTAATTATTGGGGGTGGGGGCTCTGGatgggccccccccccccacctctgcctttccccccacctctgcctttccccccacctctgcctttccccccacctctgcctttccccccacctctgcctttccccccacctctgcctttccccccacctctgcctttccccccacctctgcctttccccccacctctgcctttccccccacctctgcctttccccccacctctgcctttccccccacctctgcctttccccccacctctgcctttccccccacctctgcctttccccccacctctgcctttccccccacctctgcctttccccccacctctgcctttccccccacctctgcctttccccccacctctgcctttccccccacctctgcctttccccccacctctgcctttccccccTAGGGGTGCCCCAGTTG
This genomic stretch from Phalacrocorax aristotelis unplaced genomic scaffold, bGulAri2.1 scaffold_329, whole genome shotgun sequence harbors:
- the NOP9 gene encoding nucleolar protein 9, translating into MGLRRGGAARGGAGTGRGPRLEPDAAGYFRRALETLREGLSPEELALFAPNVLAEAAAAGPGVALDPGGSRVLQALLPHTPLAVLGGLLPPLVGGGLGGVAGHPLGARVLEAALGRVLPALGEAVGQVEGAMGQVEGAVGQLAAVVRDDLVAFARHPAGSFVVRALLRVLGGVPGAGVPQLSLGGAELKAKGAEPKTEGVELPPSFPPLLTQLAEAFEQHLGSLQSPPGASLCLQVALEVLHRSQSPACSRLCDAIIGQLAPPGPAPAER